Proteins encoded in a region of the Gemmatimonadaceae bacterium genome:
- a CDS encoding DUF4382 domain-containing protein, whose amino-acid sequence MTNTRTSARPTPTTKPVANTPPSAWLRTTGIAALFAAATLATACGTSTTEAGRGTIAVQLTDAPFPTDSVQRVDIFVVRVDARMADTDSAAAAKGAPDDSASTGGWTTITRPNQLVNLLAYQSGAVLPLGNAGVAAGNYAGFRLILDPTRSSVTLKNGAVLSGTSTPSILFPSGSRSGIKVVFATPVAVAANDTTTVLVDFIVANSFVMRGNSISQNGLLFKPVIQGSVRP is encoded by the coding sequence ATGACCAACACCAGAACCTCCGCACGACCCACGCCCACCACGAAACCCGTCGCGAACACGCCACCGTCCGCGTGGCTGCGCACGACCGGGATCGCCGCGCTCTTCGCGGCCGCGACACTCGCCACCGCCTGCGGCACGTCCACGACCGAAGCGGGCCGCGGCACGATCGCGGTGCAGCTGACGGACGCGCCGTTCCCGACCGATTCCGTGCAGCGCGTCGACATCTTCGTCGTCCGCGTGGACGCGCGAATGGCCGACACCGACTCGGCGGCCGCAGCCAAGGGCGCGCCGGATGACAGCGCGAGCACCGGTGGTTGGACGACGATCACGCGGCCAAATCAGCTGGTCAATCTCCTGGCGTACCAGAGTGGCGCCGTCCTGCCGCTTGGCAATGCGGGCGTGGCCGCGGGAAACTATGCCGGCTTCCGCCTGATCCTCGATCCCACCAGATCGAGCGTCACGCTCAAGAACGGCGCCGTGCTGAGTGGCACGAGCACCCCCAGCATTCTCTTCCCCAGCGGTTCGCGCAGCGGCATCAAGGTCGTCTTCGCCACGCCGGTTGCAGTCGCGGCCAACGATACCACGACGGTGCTCGTCGATTTCATCGTCGCGAACAGTTTCGTGATGCGCGGCAACTCCATCAGCCAGAACGGCCTGCTGTTCAAGCCGGTCATTCAGGGTTCGGTCCGGCCGTAA
- a CDS encoding family 10 glycosylhydrolase, giving the protein MLTSVRGLALAALALAACAPHRPPVVRTPIPMPPEVRALWVVRDVLTHPDSIKVMVARAHASGFNTLIVQVRGRGDAYYNARWEPRAAGIADIKGFDPLALVIKEAHARNIAVHAWLNTMLLANMDTPPTDTAHMLNRRPDLLAVPYSVARELYAMDPFTPQYRARILEAARLERAQVEGVYLSPAAPETKEHIYSMWMDVLEHYDVDGLNFDYVRYPAPSHDYSRVSLDRFRRWLLPQLSEEQRGRFAVLGADPLAYADSFPAQYNDFRRAQMTEIVERVYFGVKKRNPNVLVSADVFANAKDAYENRFQDWTDWLRRGFLDVAALMAYNTNTQLVSDQVKVAIEAGGGAKVWAGLGAYRMEADSLVAKINAARTLGARGIVLFSYNFTVRPGPLNPNMDYLQRVQRAAWPAPTP; this is encoded by the coding sequence ATGCTGACATCAGTGCGCGGCCTCGCCCTGGCCGCACTCGCCCTCGCCGCCTGCGCGCCGCACCGGCCGCCCGTCGTTCGGACCCCCATTCCCATGCCGCCGGAGGTGCGCGCACTCTGGGTGGTGCGCGATGTGCTCACCCACCCTGACAGCATCAAGGTGATGGTGGCGCGCGCGCACGCGAGCGGCTTCAACACGCTCATCGTGCAGGTGCGCGGACGTGGCGACGCGTACTACAACGCGCGATGGGAACCGCGCGCGGCCGGTATCGCCGACATCAAGGGCTTCGATCCGCTCGCGCTCGTGATCAAGGAGGCGCACGCCCGCAACATCGCGGTGCACGCGTGGCTCAATACCATGCTCCTCGCGAACATGGACACGCCGCCCACTGACACGGCGCACATGCTCAACCGTCGGCCCGACTTGCTCGCCGTGCCGTACAGCGTGGCGCGCGAACTGTATGCGATGGATCCGTTCACTCCGCAGTACCGCGCCCGGATCCTCGAGGCGGCCAGGCTGGAACGGGCGCAGGTGGAGGGCGTCTATCTCTCGCCCGCCGCCCCCGAGACGAAGGAACACATCTACTCCATGTGGATGGACGTCCTCGAGCACTACGACGTGGACGGCCTCAACTTCGACTACGTCCGGTATCCGGCGCCTTCACACGACTACTCGCGCGTCTCGCTCGACCGCTTCCGCCGCTGGCTGCTTCCGCAGCTGTCCGAAGAACAGCGCGGGCGATTCGCCGTGCTTGGCGCGGATCCCCTCGCCTATGCCGATTCCTTCCCGGCCCAGTACAACGACTTCCGGCGCGCGCAGATGACCGAGATCGTGGAGCGCGTCTACTTCGGGGTGAAGAAACGCAATCCCAACGTCCTGGTTTCCGCGGATGTCTTCGCGAATGCGAAAGACGCGTACGAGAACCGTTTCCAGGACTGGACCGACTGGCTGCGCCGCGGCTTTCTCGACGTCGCCGCCCTGATGGCGTACAACACCAACACGCAGCTGGTGAGCGACCAGGTCAAGGTGGCCATCGAGGCGGGTGGCGGTGCCAAGGTCTGGGCGGGGCTGGGCGCGTACCGCATGGAGGCGGACTCCCTGGTGGCAAAGATCAATGCCGCCCGCACCCTCGGTGCGCGCGGCATCGTCCTCTTCTCCTACAATTTCACCGTTCGACCCGGCCCGCTCAATCCGAATATGGACTACCTGCAGCGCGTGCAGCGCGCCGCGTGGCCCGCCCCGACTCCCTAG